In Flavobacteriales bacterium, the following are encoded in one genomic region:
- the fabD gene encoding ACP S-malonyltransferase: MKAYVFPGQGSQFIGMGKELYESSAEAKALFDKADKILGFKITEIMFGGADDDLKQTKVTQPAIFLHSVIRALTLEEFNPDMVAGHSLGEFSALVANKALTFEDGLKLVAARAQAMQKACEMNPSTMAAILGMEDEKVASICASIKDEIVVPANYNCPGQIVISGTNKGVDLACEKLTEAGALRAIKLNVGGAFHSPLMEPAKVELEEAIRTTTVSKPICPIYQNVTGQVVSNPDIIKSNLIAQLTAPVKWTQTVSQMLRDGATSFTEVGPGRVLSGLIKKVNRQVTTSSVG; the protein is encoded by the coding sequence ATGAAAGCATACGTTTTTCCGGGCCAAGGCTCGCAATTTATTGGTATGGGCAAGGAGCTGTATGAAAGCTCTGCCGAGGCCAAAGCACTTTTTGACAAGGCGGACAAGATCCTTGGGTTCAAGATCACGGAGATCATGTTCGGTGGCGCGGATGACGACCTGAAGCAGACGAAAGTGACGCAGCCTGCGATCTTTTTACATTCGGTGATCCGTGCGTTGACGTTGGAAGAGTTCAATCCAGATATGGTTGCGGGACATTCGTTGGGTGAGTTCTCTGCCTTGGTGGCCAATAAGGCGCTGACCTTTGAAGACGGTTTGAAACTGGTGGCGGCACGTGCGCAAGCGATGCAGAAAGCCTGCGAAATGAACCCCTCGACCATGGCAGCCATTCTGGGAATGGAAGATGAGAAAGTGGCTTCCATCTGTGCCTCGATCAAAGACGAAATTGTGGTTCCGGCCAACTACAATTGTCCCGGACAGATCGTAATATCCGGCACCAACAAAGGCGTTGACCTTGCGTGCGAGAAGTTGACAGAAGCAGGTGCGTTGCGTGCCATCAAACTGAATGTGGGCGGTGCATTCCACAGCCCGTTGATGGAGCCCGCCAAAGTGGAATTGGAAGAGGCGATCCGGACCACCACGGTGAGCAAGCCTATCTGCCCGATCTACCAGAATGTGACAGGTCAGGTGGTTTCGAATCCTGACATCATCAAATCGAACCTCATTGCACAGCTTACTGCTCCTGTAAAATGGACACAGACCGTGAGCCAGATGCTCCGCGATGGCGCCACCTCGTTTACGGAGGTCGGGCCAGGGCGTGTTCTTTCTGGATTGATCAAGAAGGTGAATCGACAGGTGACCACTTCCTCCGTAGGATAA
- a CDS encoding DGQHR domain-containing protein: MSFLSPEQVEEITQKLTKDLSYLGKLFKAKKNRYYEKNVEHSLTDEMLKQGWEEYKKPLATKTPLRKLKDHSRQFEDDVWCQLYNLGYRHLNLDDKFYLPYGKDPEEKKQIDVIAIDGETVVLVECRSAEKTKRTNSLKTEFEGLEKRLDGFRKAISQVFGKQLKVKYIFATRNLRIDSESVDIQRLRKTGSFFYNDSTHDYLNSLIKNYRGAARYQFLGLLFKDQLINTDKIEVPAVEGEMGNKRYYMFSLEPSTLLKMSFILHRTRANESEMPTYQRLLVPSRLKGITKFISEGGYFPNSIIINFGQKKHKLQFEPSNRAGDTHSRFGMLKIPNAYAIAYVIDGQHRLYGYADTKFSETNTIPVVAFINLSSTEQLEIFFDINQNQKAVSPTLRLTLEEDLFWASDRADSRMKALRSSIIKGLTNSQGPLQNKISLGEDKALLSASPFANALLKSGLLPSVKGNQYKQETVNACLYDITNGDHGREMEKSRKSVISFINRCYEFIEDNYPEIFEREQYFIISNRGSYAFVTLIGDLNKHMVDSGYLTIKSSVQDRFEAIEKYLKVLLDQLSNVDPKESEPILKSYGTGGDIVWLRYFQSLINATFNDYNPPELVDWKERQDEELQDEGRKYGEAIEKHMKKMVLEKLKILFESNWDIEIGNIKRECLKRAEEEIERQYKEGLGRKDIQWTDMFNINDYKTIIKKYWTKEPTAKNLTFTTFEKDFSIRVPNEGKFNSQAEKTKWISYFNSYRNLWAHAGSKEKRLNKEEVKFLKHVYGHFYPTP; this comes from the coding sequence ATGAGCTTTCTGAGCCCAGAACAGGTTGAGGAAATCACACAGAAACTCACCAAAGACTTATCATACTTAGGAAAACTATTCAAGGCAAAAAAGAATAGGTATTACGAAAAGAATGTCGAACACTCGCTGACAGACGAAATGCTGAAGCAAGGATGGGAAGAGTATAAAAAGCCTCTTGCGACCAAAACCCCTCTGCGGAAGCTAAAAGATCATAGTAGGCAATTTGAGGATGATGTCTGGTGTCAACTTTACAATTTAGGGTATCGTCATCTTAACCTTGATGACAAGTTCTATCTCCCTTATGGGAAAGACCCCGAAGAAAAGAAGCAAATTGACGTCATTGCCATTGACGGTGAAACTGTAGTGTTGGTAGAGTGCCGATCTGCGGAGAAGACTAAGCGCACCAATTCTCTGAAGACAGAGTTTGAAGGCTTAGAAAAGAGATTGGATGGTTTTAGAAAAGCCATCTCGCAAGTCTTCGGAAAGCAATTAAAAGTGAAATACATTTTCGCCACTAGAAACTTGCGGATTGATAGCGAAAGCGTTGATATCCAAAGGTTGAGAAAAACAGGTTCTTTCTTTTACAATGATAGTACCCATGATTATCTCAATAGTCTCATTAAAAACTATCGAGGTGCAGCTCGATATCAGTTTTTGGGATTGCTGTTCAAGGATCAATTGATAAATACAGATAAAATTGAAGTCCCAGCTGTTGAGGGTGAAATGGGGAACAAGAGGTATTATATGTTCTCCTTGGAACCGAGCACTTTACTCAAAATGAGTTTCATTCTTCACCGAACACGAGCGAATGAATCTGAAATGCCAACTTATCAGAGGTTGCTGGTGCCGAGTAGATTAAAAGGAATTACAAAATTCATTTCAGAGGGAGGGTATTTCCCAAACTCGATTATCATCAATTTCGGTCAGAAGAAGCATAAGTTGCAGTTTGAACCGTCTAACCGAGCTGGTGATACACACTCAAGATTCGGTATGCTGAAAATACCAAATGCCTACGCCATTGCTTATGTGATAGATGGTCAGCATAGGTTGTATGGTTATGCAGATACAAAGTTCAGCGAAACCAACACCATTCCAGTTGTGGCTTTCATAAACCTCAGCTCAACTGAACAGTTGGAGATTTTCTTCGACATCAACCAAAACCAAAAGGCCGTCAGCCCAACGCTAAGGCTAACATTGGAGGAGGATTTATTTTGGGCATCAGATAGGGCTGATAGTCGAATGAAAGCCCTTAGATCATCAATCATTAAAGGTCTCACCAACTCTCAAGGTCCGCTTCAAAACAAGATCTCGCTTGGGGAGGACAAAGCACTTTTGTCTGCAAGCCCTTTTGCCAATGCACTCTTGAAGTCTGGTCTGCTTCCTAGTGTTAAGGGTAATCAGTACAAGCAGGAAACTGTGAACGCATGTCTATATGACATTACCAATGGCGATCACGGACGGGAAATGGAGAAATCGAGAAAAAGCGTAATCAGTTTCATTAACCGATGCTATGAGTTTATCGAAGATAATTATCCTGAAATATTTGAACGAGAACAGTATTTTATCATTTCAAATCGGGGTTCTTATGCATTTGTAACGCTAATTGGTGACCTGAACAAACACATGGTCGATTCAGGTTATCTGACCATTAAATCTTCTGTGCAAGACCGATTTGAGGCTATAGAAAAGTACTTGAAGGTTCTCTTAGACCAGCTTTCCAATGTCGATCCAAAAGAATCTGAGCCAATATTGAAATCCTATGGAACAGGTGGGGATATAGTTTGGTTACGATACTTCCAATCCTTGATTAATGCAACATTCAATGACTACAATCCGCCTGAACTTGTTGATTGGAAGGAAAGACAGGATGAAGAACTTCAAGACGAAGGACGGAAATACGGTGAGGCAATTGAAAAGCATATGAAAAAAATGGTGCTTGAAAAGTTGAAGATTCTATTCGAAAGTAATTGGGACATTGAAATTGGAAACATCAAGCGAGAATGCTTGAAACGGGCAGAAGAAGAGATTGAACGTCAATACAAAGAGGGTCTTGGCAGAAAAGACATCCAATGGACCGACATGTTTAACATAAATGATTATAAGACGATTATCAAAAAATATTGGACCAAAGAACCGACCGCTAAGAATCTCACGTTTACAACATTTGAAAAGGATTTTTCAATTCGGGTACCGAATGAAGGTAAGTTCAATAGTCAAGCGGAAAAAACCAAATGGATTTCCTATTTCAATTCATATCGGAATCTTTGGGCGCATGCTGGTAGTAAGGAGAAACGTTTGAACAAAGAGGAAGTGAAATTCTTGAAACACGTTTATGGTCATTTCTATCCCACTCCATAA
- the mqnB gene encoding futalosine hydrolase, whose protein sequence is MPQAPKRILIVAATSGELPDTSAFDQSKLQIETLVTGVGMVATTFSLTQKLTASEFDLVLNIGIAGSFSDEIELGEVVNVHTDRLVELGAEDHGKFLPADEMKLVDTKDLLFSSDVSVNGLRNVAGITVNRVHGNAESIRKVKEQFNPDVESMEGAAVGYVCSKIGIPWVQLRSVSNRVEPRNTANWNIPLAIKNLHQQVSVYLQKLNDEA, encoded by the coding sequence ATGCCGCAAGCACCCAAACGCATATTGATCGTTGCCGCCACTTCTGGCGAACTTCCTGATACTTCAGCGTTTGATCAATCCAAGCTGCAGATTGAGACCTTGGTAACGGGTGTTGGGATGGTTGCTACCACGTTTTCGCTTACGCAGAAATTGACTGCATCTGAATTCGACCTTGTTCTCAACATCGGTATCGCAGGCTCGTTTTCTGATGAGATTGAATTGGGTGAGGTCGTTAACGTCCATACCGACCGATTGGTGGAGCTGGGTGCAGAAGACCACGGTAAATTTCTCCCTGCCGATGAGATGAAATTGGTGGACACGAAAGACCTTTTGTTCAGTTCCGATGTGTCTGTTAATGGGCTTCGTAACGTGGCGGGAATCACGGTCAACCGTGTTCATGGCAATGCCGAAAGCATCCGAAAGGTGAAGGAACAGTTCAACCCAGATGTGGAAAGTATGGAAGGTGCGGCTGTTGGCTACGTATGTTCCAAAATCGGAATTCCTTGGGTACAGCTACGTTCCGTTTCCAATAGGGTAGAGCCACGCAACACGGCCAATTGGAATATTCCGTTGGCCATCAAGAACCTTCACCAACAAGTATCGGTTTATCTCCAAAAGCTGAATGATGAAGCGTAG
- a CDS encoding 6-carboxytetrahydropterin synthase, with translation MIYITRRERFNAAHKLYNEHWSAEKNDEVFGKCANANWHGHNFELIVTVKGEVNEDTGFVINLKDLSAMIKDHVIEKVDHKNLNLDVDFMRGKYPSTEILAMEFWKILAPLIATHGAALHCIKLIETENNYVEYYGD, from the coding sequence ATGATCTACATTACGAGAAGAGAGCGATTTAACGCGGCACACAAGCTTTACAACGAGCATTGGAGTGCGGAGAAGAATGATGAGGTGTTTGGCAAATGCGCCAACGCGAACTGGCACGGGCACAATTTTGAACTTATCGTTACGGTGAAGGGTGAGGTGAATGAGGACACGGGATTTGTGATCAACCTGAAGGACCTGAGTGCGATGATCAAAGACCATGTGATCGAGAAAGTGGACCATAAGAACTTGAACCTGGATGTGGATTTCATGCGTGGGAAGTATCCTTCGACCGAGATCCTTGCCATGGAATTCTGGAAGATACTTGCGCCCTTGATCGCTACGCACGGTGCGGCTCTGCATTGCATCAAACTGATTGAAACCGAAAACAACTACGTAGAATACTACGGAGATTGA
- a CDS encoding phosphatase PAP2 family protein yields the protein MSWKKLSLLGLFVFSFFTIPTGCKKERPPKVDGIEQTTSPSQLGDWMAQLLAIIRATDLTGAQTSRIMAYASIAYYEGYQLSAEDMRSLVGQLDGLDALPTPSPDLSYNYGVIAEAAMETVLLHMFADAPQNIKLVISSTYVEHERDYLNIGVVEPVVARSRALGQLMGNAINNWADNDGYAQMIANCDVTVPTGGSDWKPTPSGFSPPEYPCWGDLRAFTFSPDQLISLCHPGIPIEVSNDGQYAVDIEEIGQLESNLNDAQKDMANFWSDGPGTYTVPGHYISILRQLIGQNLLDGKETVTAFTHLCIAMADTYISTYKLKYTYWRPRPLTVIREGGDSNWESYVINPSTPEYPSLRTTMAYAATQVFINRYGDIEFTDKTHEILNLDARVYASFTEMGHEAVYSRLYAGTNLRTTAENSEYHGRCIAQRANELFFNQ from the coding sequence ATGTCTTGGAAGAAACTCAGCCTTTTAGGGCTTTTCGTGTTTTCGTTTTTCACCATTCCCACAGGTTGTAAAAAGGAGCGACCGCCAAAGGTGGATGGCATTGAACAGACCACTTCGCCAAGTCAGTTGGGAGATTGGATGGCGCAGCTTTTGGCCATTATCCGAGCCACAGACCTTACTGGCGCACAGACATCACGAATAATGGCCTACGCAAGTATCGCTTACTACGAAGGCTATCAATTGAGTGCCGAAGACATGCGTTCGTTGGTTGGACAATTGGACGGATTGGACGCACTACCTACTCCAAGCCCAGACCTTAGTTACAACTACGGGGTGATCGCTGAAGCTGCCATGGAAACCGTGCTGCTGCACATGTTTGCAGATGCGCCTCAGAACATCAAACTGGTGATCTCTTCCACGTATGTTGAACACGAACGGGATTATCTGAACATCGGTGTGGTGGAGCCTGTGGTTGCCCGTTCTCGCGCCTTGGGCCAACTGATGGGCAACGCCATTAACAATTGGGCCGATAATGATGGTTATGCTCAGATGATCGCCAACTGTGATGTAACTGTGCCAACGGGAGGAAGCGATTGGAAACCAACACCTTCGGGTTTCAGTCCGCCCGAATATCCGTGTTGGGGTGATCTTCGCGCATTTACCTTCAGCCCCGATCAACTTATCTCGCTCTGCCATCCTGGAATTCCGATCGAGGTTTCGAACGATGGGCAATATGCCGTGGATATTGAAGAGATCGGACAACTGGAATCGAACCTGAACGATGCCCAAAAGGACATGGCCAACTTTTGGAGCGATGGCCCAGGAACATACACGGTTCCTGGACACTACATTTCCATCTTACGGCAGTTGATCGGTCAGAACCTTCTGGACGGTAAGGAAACGGTAACAGCTTTCACCCATCTGTGCATCGCGATGGCCGACACCTATATTTCGACCTACAAACTGAAGTACACTTACTGGCGACCGCGCCCTTTGACGGTTATCCGTGAAGGAGGAGACTCCAACTGGGAATCGTATGTGATCAATCCGTCAACGCCCGAATATCCTTCGTTGAGGACAACCATGGCGTATGCTGCCACACAGGTTTTCATCAACCGTTACGGAGATATTGAATTTACCGACAAGACGCATGAGATCCTGAATCTGGATGCGCGTGTTTATGCTTCCTTCACCGAAATGGGACACGAAGCGGTTTACAGCCGATTGTATGCTGGCACCAACCTGCGGACCACAGCAGAAAACTCAGAATATCACGGAAGATGCATCGCCCAACGGGCAAACGAGCTGTTCTTCAATCAGTAA
- a CDS encoding Dam family site-specific DNA-(adenine-N6)-methyltransferase: MLCTVSETVERVDCRPFLRWAGGKSWLVKHFHNYIPKNGFNNYHEPFLGGGSIFMFLQPQQVAYLSDLNGDLVSAYQQVKSNVDGVISALQSYKNTKEFYYKVRDSSVPDSVEEQAARFIFLNQTSFNGIYRVNLSGKYNVPFGYRTKDFFEPENLREVSKLLQNAVIFPSDFRNIISNVSEGDLVFLDPPYTVTHNHNGFVKYNSKLFNEEDQIDLSILIDEIKDCGAYYILTNAAHKWVRQTFAKEGDRIDELGRASLIGGKKAKRGIFSEYVFTNVID, encoded by the coding sequence ATGCTTTGTACTGTAAGTGAAACTGTGGAACGTGTTGATTGTCGTCCTTTCCTTCGATGGGCTGGTGGAAAGAGCTGGTTGGTGAAACATTTTCACAATTACATACCAAAGAACGGGTTCAACAATTATCATGAGCCGTTCTTGGGTGGGGGGTCAATTTTTATGTTTTTACAGCCTCAACAAGTAGCTTATTTATCTGATTTGAATGGCGATCTGGTGTCGGCCTATCAGCAAGTTAAATCCAATGTCGATGGAGTAATATCAGCACTTCAATCATATAAGAACACGAAAGAATTTTACTACAAAGTGAGAGATAGTTCAGTACCTGATAGTGTTGAGGAACAGGCGGCTCGTTTCATCTTCTTGAATCAAACCTCCTTCAATGGCATTTATCGTGTGAACCTGAGTGGAAAGTATAATGTTCCATTTGGATACAGAACCAAGGATTTTTTTGAACCAGAGAACCTAAGAGAAGTATCTAAACTCCTACAGAATGCGGTCATTTTTCCGAGTGATTTTCGGAACATAATTTCGAATGTAAGTGAAGGGGATTTGGTTTTTCTGGACCCACCCTATACAGTTACCCACAATCACAACGGTTTCGTGAAGTACAACAGCAAGTTGTTCAACGAGGAAGATCAAATTGACTTGTCCATTTTGATTGATGAAATAAAAGATTGCGGTGCTTATTACATATTGACTAATGCTGCACATAAGTGGGTGAGACAAACGTTTGCTAAAGAAGGTGACAGAATTGATGAATTGGGAAGGGCTAGCCTGATTGGCGGCAAGAAAGCAAAGCGTGGGATTTTTTCTGAGTACGTTTTTACCAATGTAATTGATTGA
- a CDS encoding 1,4-dihydroxy-6-naphthoate synthase: MASKLTLGFSPCPNDTFIFDALVNNRINLGGFELEVVLADVEELNRMALQGKLDITKISYNAYAYVHNHYQLLNAGSALGNNCGPLLISKRMLSSDELRSAQIAIPGKNTTANFLMSFAYPEAQNKQEFLFSEIESAVLKEKVDAGVIIHENRFTYQEKGLVKIADLGEVWEQQTGFPIPLGGIAIHRRVKPIIRKQFDELLRQSVRFAFDHPDASKDYVKCYAQEMDEAVMRSHINLYVNQYSLDLGEKGKAAIRKMYEVGKQFGMPGVEHSVFVST; encoded by the coding sequence ATGGCCTCTAAACTCACGCTGGGTTTTTCGCCCTGCCCGAACGATACGTTCATTTTCGATGCGCTGGTCAACAACCGCATCAACCTTGGCGGCTTTGAACTGGAAGTGGTGCTTGCCGATGTGGAAGAACTCAACCGCATGGCGCTGCAAGGCAAATTGGACATTACCAAGATCAGCTACAACGCCTACGCTTACGTTCACAACCATTACCAATTGCTGAATGCTGGCAGCGCGCTGGGCAACAATTGCGGTCCATTGCTCATTTCTAAACGAATGCTCTCCTCGGATGAACTCAGATCTGCACAGATTGCGATTCCGGGCAAGAACACAACGGCCAATTTCCTCATGTCGTTTGCTTATCCCGAAGCACAGAACAAGCAGGAATTCCTGTTCTCTGAAATAGAAAGCGCGGTGCTGAAAGAGAAGGTTGATGCAGGTGTCATCATTCACGAGAACCGCTTCACCTATCAGGAAAAAGGCTTGGTGAAAATTGCTGACCTCGGTGAGGTTTGGGAACAGCAAACGGGTTTCCCTATTCCGTTGGGCGGCATAGCCATCCACCGAAGGGTGAAACCGATCATCCGCAAACAATTTGATGAACTTTTGCGCCAAAGCGTGCGGTTCGCATTCGATCATCCCGATGCGTCCAAGGATTACGTGAAATGCTACGCGCAGGAAATGGACGAGGCCGTGATGCGTTCACACATCAACCTTTACGTCAATCAATATTCACTCGATCTTGGCGAAAAGGGCAAAGCCGCTATCCGAAAAATGTACGAGGTAGGGAAACAGTTCGGAATGCCTGGTGTGGAGCATTCGGTTTTTGTCAGTACGTAG